TAAATTAATTGACATCTATAAAAAAAACGCTAAGAAAATCAATCTTAGCGTTTTTCATTTATTCTAGTCTAAAACCAAACCTATTTGGCCATCATCATCTAATTCAGTTTCAACAGGATCATCTTCTGAGATTTCCGGTCTTTCAGGAACTTCCTCTACAGGCTCCTCATAAGGAAGCGGCTCTAATAAATTAACTTGTCTTAATTTATCTGTTGTTAATTGGTTTCCTAAAGCTTTAAAACCTTTTACGGCTATAAAATCCTCAACATCGACATGAAGATCGTCTTTTTGAACTCCTTTTACTTTTGCAAAAACCAATTGTGCTACAGGGCGATAATCTGTAGATACTATTTCTAATTGCGAATTTGGATGATCCGTAATAAAACTTTCTTCTTTACCTTCGTTTTCAACAAGGAAACGTTTTAAGAAATAACGTTCTTTTTCACCATCATAGTAAATCGCAGAAATTGGTTTTTTAGGTTTCCATTTTTCCAGAACAATCATATCTTCTTCAAAATGAGTCGATAATTCCGGAATAATAACCTTTAATTTACCAGACTGGCTAATCACCAAAATTTTATCAGTTGGTTTAAATTCTCCAAGCAATTCTCCTCTTGCATCTACATTTAAACGTTTTACCGTATCATCAAACCAAACTTTTCTTGGCAGTAAAGTCGAAATTCCTTTTTCTTTTAATTCGATTTTCTTGATTGGATATTTGGTTACCAAATTTCCTTTTGATCCTCGGCCTTTAATCGCCAGTTTAGCAAAATCAATATCGAATTTCAGTTTTTTTATTGTTCCAACCTGACGCAATAATATAGTTACAACCTCAGCTTCTCCATTAGGATTATGCGAAAAATAAACTACCTGAGAACCATTGGTTCCATTCGTTAAATCGTAGGCTTTATCACGGGTTACTCCGGTAACATTAAAACGTTTTATATACGATGGACCCGATTTTCCATCACGATACATCATATTGTAAATGGTACGTTTATCGCTTTTATCAAAAACGGCAACATGTATAATATCTTTTCCAATGAAGGTTTTAGCATCGACTTTGGTAATCATCATTTTCCCATCTCGTAAAAACACAATTACATCATCAATATCAGAACAATCTGCTACATATTCGTCTTTCTTTAAGCTCGTTCCAACGAAACCTTCTTCTCTGTTTACATAGAGTTTTGTATTACGCAAAACTACTTTTGTCGCTTCAACGTTATCAAAAACACGAAGTTCTGTCTGGCGTTCACGTCCTTTTCCGTATTTCTCTTTTAATTTGGTAAAATAGGCAATCGCAAAATCGGTAAGATGTTCTAAATTGTATTCTACCTCTTTCATTTCTTCCTCTAATCTTGAGATCAATTCATCAGCTTTATCAGAGTCGAAACGAGTGATACGAATCATCGGAATCTGAGTCAGTCTTTGCAAATCATCATCTGTAATTTCTCTCACAAACGATTTTTTGAAAGGCTCGAATCTATCATACAAGTATTTGTATAACGACTCTCTGTCTCCGTATAATTTGAAGTCAATGTACATTTCTTCTCGAATGAAGATTTTCTCCAAAGTAGAGAAATGCCATTTATTTTTTAATTCTTCTAATTGAATTTCTAATTCCTGACGAAGTAAATCGACTGTTCTTTCAGTTGAAATTTTCAACATTTGAGAAACTCCGATAAACAATGGCTTATTATCTTCAATAACGCATCCTAAAGGCGCTACAGATGTTTCACAAGCCGTAAAAGCAAATAATGCATCGATTGTTTTATCTGGAGAAACTCCCGGGAAAAGATGAATTAAAATCTCAACATCAGCGGCAGTGTTATCTTCAATTTTCTTGATTTTGATTTTACCTTTTTCATTGGCTTTCAAAATACTATCAATCAAACTCGAAGTGTTGGTAGAAAACGGAATCTGCGTAATCACCAATGTATTTTTGTCTAACTGCGAAATTTTAGCACGCACACGCACACGTCCGCCACGCATTCCGTCGTTGTAATTCGAAACGTCAGCAATACCCTGCGTCATAAAATCAGGATACAGCGTAAACGGCTTTCCTTTTAAGATTTTAATCGAAGCGTCAATTAATTCGTTGAAATTATGAGGTAAAACT
This portion of the Flavobacterium gelatinilyticum genome encodes:
- a CDS encoding DNA gyrase/topoisomerase IV subunit A, which produces MKDEEDDNIIPNDDENNQDESQFDDNQSGDDDEIISVDAKHFEGQHFYENQEEEGEDVITKVTGMYKDWFLDYASYVILERAVPAIEDGFKPVQRRIMHSLKELDDGRYNKVANVVGHTMQYHPHGDASIGDAMVQIGQKDLLIDCQGNWGNILTGDGAAAPRYIEARLSKFALEVLYSPKITEWGLSYDGRKAEPINLPVKFPLLLAQGAEGIAVGLSTKVLPHNFNELIDASIKILKGKPFTLYPDFMTQGIADVSNYNDGMRGGRVRVRAKISQLDKNTLVITQIPFSTNTSSLIDSILKANEKGKIKIKKIEDNTAADVEILIHLFPGVSPDKTIDALFAFTACETSVAPLGCVIEDNKPLFIGVSQMLKISTERTVDLLRQELEIQLEELKNKWHFSTLEKIFIREEMYIDFKLYGDRESLYKYLYDRFEPFKKSFVREITDDDLQRLTQIPMIRITRFDSDKADELISRLEEEMKEVEYNLEHLTDFAIAYFTKLKEKYGKGRERQTELRVFDNVEATKVVLRNTKLYVNREEGFVGTSLKKDEYVADCSDIDDVIVFLRDGKMMITKVDAKTFIGKDIIHVAVFDKSDKRTIYNMMYRDGKSGPSYIKRFNVTGVTRDKAYDLTNGTNGSQVVYFSHNPNGEAEVVTILLRQVGTIKKLKFDIDFAKLAIKGRGSKGNLVTKYPIKKIELKEKGISTLLPRKVWFDDTVKRLNVDARGELLGEFKPTDKILVISQSGKLKVIIPELSTHFEEDMIVLEKWKPKKPISAIYYDGEKERYFLKRFLVENEGKEESFITDHPNSQLEIVSTDYRPVAQLVFAKVKGVQKDDLHVDVEDFIAVKGFKALGNQLTTDKLRQVNLLEPLPYEEPVEEVPERPEISEDDPVETELDDDGQIGLVLD